CCATACTGTTGAATCGTTTTCCCAGCGATAAAGCAGGTTAAGATCAGTAGGTTCCAGAGCACGAAGATGAATTAATTGTCCAACAAGCTGCATATTCTTCCGGTTAAATTTGAATGCACTAATTTACGAATAGGAATTGGATTGGGCGGGTGGGACCACTGTGGAGATTATGAACAACAAAGGCCTGATAAATCTGAGCACTTAGATGTCCTGATTGCTTATAACTTCACTGTACCGGCAAATACAAATTGTGCAGGACCCTGGAGATACACCTGATTAAATCCCGTTTCTGTTGAGTTAAAATGGACCCGGAGCAAACCTCCCGGTGTTCTGACGTTACAACTTTCTGAGCCTGGTTTCAGTATCCCCTTCATCGCTGCGGCTAATGCGGATGCAGTCACTCCGGTTCCACAGGAAAGTGTCTCATCCTCTACTCCACGCTCATAGGTACGAACGAAAATTTCAGCTCCTTTATCTTCCAGAAAATTTACGTTGGTTCCCTTTTCACGGAAGCGATCATTGTTACGAACTTTCCTTCCTTCAGCAACCACATCCAACTTATCAATGTCTTGTAGGAATTTAACCACATGGGGTGACCCGGTGTCCAGAAAGTAGAAGTCGGGACTTTTTTCAATGAAGCTAACATCACTCATTTGCAACCGAACTTCCATTGGATCTGATGAAATGATTTCAGCCTCATGTGGACCGTCAGCTGCAAGGAATCGCATATTACTTTTTACAATTCCATTTTTAAAAGCGTAAGCGGCGATGCATCTTCCACCATTTCCACACATGGAACCGGGCAGACCATCGGAATTGTAATAAACCATTTCAAAATCGTAAGAATCATTGGTTCGTAACAAAAGCAAACCATCCGCTCCTATTCCAAATCGGCGGTGACAGAGAAATTCAATCTGCTCTCTTGAAAGTTGTAATTTATTCTCACGATCGTCCATAAGGATAAAATCGTTACCTGTACCATGATATTTTTCAAAAACCAGATTCATCATTGTTTGATCGTAAGTGGCAGATCCATGTCGCGAACTCTTTTATAAGCCATAAATTCAGTTCCGGGCCATAATCTATAGTAGTCATTTCCATATCGCATAAAAAGATCACCGTCGATTCTGAACAATTTGACTGCGTCAGGTTCTTCAATACCGAAAAGAATTAATTTGTTGTTGATCAGTTTGTAGCCACGGTAATTAATCGGTGAAATCCAGAATTCAACCTCATAATTGGCGGTCGGGATTTCCTTTTCAACTAACCCGGCAGCGGGATTTAATTTTTCAACTGCAGACTGACTAAGACTTGAACCTGATGCAGGATGCGTGTCAGATTTATCAGGGGTTCCCCCTTTTTCAATAGCTGCAATTTGATAACTGATTAAAAGCTGATCCTTTTTAATTACGAATTCAGATTGTTCCTTTGAAGCAAGACTCATTGAATCCGTATCCAGTTGAAGTGTCTGTTCTGTCGATTTTTCAGGGTTTACCAGGTCAGGTTGCGTGGTGATTTCTTCTTCTGAACTTGTCGCTTCCGGAAGCACTTGTTTTTCTTCTTTCTTCCTCGTTGACTGCTTATCCGATTTTATTTCTTCCGGAGCGCTTTCCTTTTTTTTAAAAAAAGAAAAAGAAAAATAACGCTTCGGGGAATGATTGGAATTAGTTCCTACATAATCCCACAATATGATACCAAGGAGTGTGACGAGTAAAAATGTCGCGATCAGTTTTAAACCAAAAGGGACTTTTGATTTTTTATAACCGGTGGCGGAAACAAGGGCTTGCTTGATACGATCATCATCAGCCTTCAGAATACCTTCCTGAAGCAGGTTTTGAAAACTCACCTTACGACGGAAATCATCATCCGCTTCAAGCCTGTCCATGAATTGTTGCAATTCCAATCCACTGAGCGAACCGTCAAGATAACGTTCAATTAATATTCTTTCCTCCTGATTTTCTTGCATGTTAGTTAGAGGAAATATTTAGACGGGCACGGGCGATTCCCTCCAGTTGGGTCATTGCCTTATTGACTTCAAACTGAGCAATAACAGGGTTGCTATATTCATAGCGCGCTGCTATTTGCTCATAACTGAGTTTTTCAGCGTATCGTGCAGCGAGAAGCCGACGACTATCCGGATCCATGATGCTGACGCAGTCGGAAACAATTTCTTTCTGGTTGTCAGTATACACTGGGTTGAGCAATAATTTATTTTCTTTCCTGAGAATTTTCTCTTCACGCAATTGCTCTTTCAATGCATTAAAAAGATACGGTTCAAAAGGCATATTTGCAGAAATCCTGCTTTGCTGGATTTCACGATAAACACGTACAAGAATAGCTGAGAATATTTCAGGTGTTTTTGAATCCTGAATGCCTTTTCGCCGCAACCAGCGACGGGCGGTTTCAAAGTATTTTCGGTTCAGGTAAAACAAAACGTCTTCCTGTCCGTTGATGATTGCAGAGATGATTTCCTCGTTAGAATACTTCGCCATTGCCTGAAATGATAGCAAAGGTAAGTTATTTTCATGGACGGGGAAGGCAGACTGCGTCAGGTTTTCAAGGCGAAATCAACAGTGACAAAGTGTAAGTATCACTGACAGGATTGATATCGGAAATGGAAAAATGGCAGTTTCCTTAACCCACGTTAATATTAGTTTAACGGTTCTTAACCCGGTCTTTCATTTCTGCTTCATAGAAAAGGTAAGAAATTTGATGGCATAAATTTTGTCAAAAACCGAAAAAAATCCGAAAGCATATGATTCGTCAATTCAAAAAAGCAATCAGTTTCCTGTTGATAGCAGGTTTGGGTGGAGCCGCAGGCGCATATATCTACTCCTCGTCCTCTTCCACCGGTTTTTCTATCTCTCAAAAGAACAATTCATCCAATGCCGGTGTCCAATATGTAAATATGCCGAATGCAGTGGATGCTGCCTTACCTGATTTTACAAAGGCAGCAGATATGACTGTACATGCAGTAGTGCACGTCAAAACTTTTTATGCAAATAAAAATATGGGTTTTAGCCCTTTTGGGTACAATCCTTTTGATTTCTGGGGAAGACCACAACAAGCACCACAACAAGAATCATCCGGTTCAGGCGTTATCATCACTGATGATGGATATATTGTCACCAATAACCATGTTGTTGAAAATGCTGAAAAGGTGGAAGTCACAATGAATGACAACCGCACTTTTAATGCTAAAGTTGTCGGAACAGATCCTTCAACTGACCTCGCTTTATTGAAAATTGATGAGAAAGGTCTACCCTATGTACCCTATGGAAATTCTGACATTCTGAAAGTTGGAGAATGGGTAATGGCTGTAGGCAATCCGTTCAATCTCACATCAACTGTTACTGCGGGTATTGTGAGTGCAAAAGCCAGAAATATCGGAATCCTTCCGGACCAATTTAAAATTGAATCATTCATTCAAACAGATGCCGCGGTAAATCCCGGAAACAGTGGTGGAGCCCTGGTTAACACACGAGGCGAATTAGTAGGCATTAACTCTGCGATTGCCTCCAATACCGGTTCCTATACGGGTTATTCGTTCGCAATCCCGGTAAACCTCGTTAAAAAAGTCATGGATGATTTGGTTGAATTCGGTAATGTACAAAGAGGTTTTATAGGTGTGAGCATTCGTGATGTGGACAGCAAACTCGCCGATGAAAAAGGGCTGAAAGAAACGCAGGGTATCTATGTCGCCGGATTAAGCGAAGGCGGTGCAGCTTCTGAAGCCGGACTCAAAGAAGGAGATATCATCACAAAGGTTGGAGAAGTGAGTGTAAACTCAACTCCTCAGCTTCAGGAACAAATAGGTCGTTTCCGTCCGGGTGACAAAGTGAATGTTACAGTCATCAGAGATGGATCAGAAAAAACTTTTGCTGTAGTCCTGAGAAACAAAGACGGCGACACAAAAGTCGTTAAAAACGACCAGGTCTTAAATTTACTTGGAGGGACATTCGAAAACATCAGCAAAGATGACCAGGCAAAACTGGGAATTCAGGGTGGGGTAAAAATATCCAAACTGATGCCAGGGAAGCTCAGAAGTGCAGGCATCCGTGAAGGCTTTATCATTACCTCCATTGATAAAAAGCCAGTGCGAACCATGGAAGATATTGACAATGCCTTAAAAACTAAACAAGGCGGTGTTTTGGTTGAAGGAATTTATCCAAACGGATTAAGAGCCTACTACGGGTTTGGAATTTGATTCAAATTGTTGATTGTTACCTTTAAAAGGAGGTCATTTCAGACCTCCTTTTTTATCAACAATTTAGCAGACTTATTAACCGGATGTTGACAAAAACTTGCTTCGCCTTTCTTAAAATGGTACATTTGCTTTTATAGAAAAAGTACTTTTTTCTTCATTATTTATTAATTTTTCAAGGAATTAACAGAGAAACCGAGCTATGCGTCAGCTAAAAATAACCAAATCCATCACCAACCGGGAAAGCCAATCTCTGGAAAAATATCTCCAGGAGATCGGTCGGGAAGAATTGATCACAGCGGAAGAAGAAGTTCGTCTTGCGCGTAAAATCAAGGAAGGTGACCAGAATGCACTTGATCGTCTTACCAAAGCCAACCTTCGTTTCGTTGTTTCGGTAGCGAAGCAATACCAGAATCAGGGTTTGAGTCTGCCGGATTTGATCAATGAAGGCAACCTTGGACTCATTAAAGCGGCTAAACGTTTTGATGAAACCCGTGGATTTAAATTTATCTCCTACGCTGTATGGTGGATTCGTCAGAGTATTCTCCAGGCATTGGCCGAACAAAGCCGTATTGTACGTTTACCATTGAACCAGGTTGGTTCATTGAATAAAATTTCAAAAGCATACTCCAAACTTGAACAGGAATTTGAGCGTGAGCCTTCTCCGGAAGAACTTGCCAAGATTCTGGACATCCCGACTGAAAAAATTGCGGACACGATGCGTGTGAGTGGTAAACACGTTTCGATGGATGCTCCTTTTGTTCAGGGAGAAGACAATAGTCTGATCGACGTATTAGAAAATCACGATTCTCCACGTGCTGATAATCTGTTGATGAATGAATCGCTTCAAAAAGAAATTGAGCGTTCACTCAGTACACTTACAGAGCGTGAAAGAGAAGTAATAAAATTATTTTTTGGAATCGGAATGCAACACGGATTAACACTGGAAGAAATCGGAGCGAAATTCGATCTTACCCGTGAACGTGTACGTCAAATTAAAGAAAAAGCAATACGTCGCCTGCGTCACAAATCCCGCAGCCGTCTATTGAAAGCTTATCTGGGATAATCTACACCTTCCCTATCCCGCCGGCTTGCCGGCAATTGCGATCAGCTTTCATCTTCGGTGAAAGCTGATCTTATTTAAAACCATTCCTCATTCATCAACATAAAACTTAGCAAACATGGCACTTGATAGTGTAAAAGATGATCCGAAAGTAAATCACAAAGACAAATACGAATCCGAATTAGCGGATTGGATTCAACTGGAAAAAGCGGCAATTGCCCTGATACATGTGGCAGGTGCTCTTTGGTTTGACAAATCAGTGGAACTTGTTCTTTTCCGAAATCAATTGGTTGATCGCAGTGCAAGTGAAATTCTGAATCTGCACCAGTATTCAAAAGAAGTTGTGAAAAAGCCAATCAATGTCCTGGAAACTTTGACTCTTGCCAAAGAAATGAACAAACTTGAACTGGCTCCATCCAGAATCGACATTGGCCGTCTCACTGCAGAGTGGCTTCAGGAGCGCAAGAATTACAAATCAGCAACTGAATTTATCGGAGATAAACTCAACACATTTATTGGAAAAGAGAAAAGAGTAATGATTCCAAGAGATGTTGTGCTCTACGGATTTGGTCGTATCGGCCGTTTGCTGATGCGTGAACTTATATCCCAGGCCGGAAAAGGAGAACAACTCCGTTTACGTGCAGTCGTTACCCGTAACAATAGTGATGAAGATATAACCAAGCGTGGGGATCTTCTCCGTAATGATTCGGTTCACGGATCTTTTCCCGGTACCGTGATTGAAGATTATGAAAACAAAGCGTTGATTGTGAATGGACATACCGTTCATATGATTGCCGCTAACGATCCTGCTACAATAGATTATACGAAATACGGAATCCACGATGCATTGATCATTGATAATACAGGTGTGGTCAGGGATCGTGAAGGCCTCAGTAAACATCTGAGCTCTAAGGGAGTCTCCAAAGTCCTTCTTACCGCTCCCGGAAAAGGTGACGTTCCGAATGTTGTGTATGGTGTGAATGAAGGGAATTTTGATCACCACAAAGAAACGGTGTTCTCCGCAGCTTCATGTACAACCAACGCTATTGTACCGGTGCTGGCGGTTATTGAAAAAACACTTGGAATTGAAAGAGGACATATTGAAACTATCCACTCTTATACCAACGACCAGAACCTTCTTGACAATTACCACGCGAAATACCGACGTGGCCGCTCAGCTGCTCTCAACATGGTGATTACTGAAACCGGAGCGGATAAAGCCGTAGCAAAAGTACTTCCTCCGCTTGCCGGCAAATTGACCGGTAACGCGGTGCGTGTACCAACCCCTGACGTCTCACTTGCCATTTTGAATCTCACTGTACGAAAAGAAACATCGAAAGATGGAGTGAATGAAATTCTGCGCGATGCCGCTTTGAGCGGTGAGCTGGTGGAACAAATTCAATACTCCGTTTCAAATGAATTGGTTTCTTCAGACCTTGTCGGAAACCCTTGCGCTTCAATTGTAGACAGTCCGGCGACTATTGTTTCGAAAGATAACAAGAGCATGGTTTTGTATGTATGGTACGATAACGAATACGGTTACAGCCGTCAGGTAATCCGTTATGCCAAATATCTTGCGGATGTTATACGCCTCCGCTATTATTAATTAAAAAACAGTCAAAAAAAAATCCGGCTTATAATAAGCCGGATTTTTTTTTGACTAAGTAATTTATCGTGGACCAAAATCACGAAGAGTCATTTTGTACTCAAGTCCTTTTACGACGATTCCATTTCTTTTTCCGAGATCATCACGTTCTTTGAATACCATACCTACACCGGTTGCATAAATTTCCTGTCCGTAAATCCTTTCAACAAAATTGTCTTCATCTCTCTGTAAAACGGAAAGTGTAGAATCAAAATCAAAACTACCGAAAGATCTCTCAATGTGAAAGTCTTCATATTCGTACATTTCCTCTTCATTCGTATTGGCATCATTGCCATCCCAGGTCGTAGAACCATTTATAGGAAATGCCAGCTTGTGATAAGGGATATTGTCTTCTGTTCTGTATGCGCTGGACAGCGATAAGTTTTGTGTCCAGACTGAAACAAGTACCCAGTCTTCGCCATCCGAATTTCTTTTGTAACGAAGAAGCACCTGGGTAGGTCTCCCCTGACCATCACTATAAGTTGTATCTAATTCTTCCCGTATCTGAAAATGATAGGCATAGACAGAATCGTCATTGTTGTTATCGTTCTCGGCATGGTAGATTGAATCTACATCGTACTCCACCCATTTCCCTTTTTCTGTTGGAAAATAATTGAAGGAAGGAGAAGGAGGTTTAATGGATTCCTTTTTACATGCCTGCATCATCCCCAGAGCAAACAGGAAAAAAAGTACTCTGAAAGAAATAAAATTAATTGAGTTCATGTGGAACCTGCTTCTCAATGAAGCCTCCTCCAATCACATCGTCTCCGTCGTAAAATACAGCGCTTTGACCCGGTGTTACCGCGGAAACCGGAGCGTGAAAAGTTACCTTCACCCGATCACCGTCTTGCACCAAAGTACTGTGCGCTCCTTTGTCCTTGTAACGAATCCTGGTAAGAGCTTCAGTAGGTTGGTCTAACGCAGGTAATTTTATAAAGTTCAGGCTTTTTACCCACATATCTTGCGTTTGAAGATCCTCAAAGGAACCCAGCACAACAGTGTTCGTATCAGGCTTAATATCAATTACATAAACAGGGTCACCTAAAGCGATCTCAAGACCTTTTCTTTGTCCGATTGTATAAAATGGATACCCTCTGTGATGACCAAGTTTTTCGCCTTTTGTATTCACAAATAAGCCATTAGCGAGCTTTTCTTCTATGCCTTCTACCCTTCTTTTCAAGAAAGCACGGTAATCATTATCGGGAATAAAACAGATTTCATAAGACTCGGGTTTTTGTGCAAGTTCATGGAATCCCATTTCTTCCGCCATTTTACGGATTTCCGGTTTGTGGAAATTTCCAACAGGAAATATAGTTCGGGAAAGGCACTCTTGAGAAACACCCCAGAGTACATAGCTTTGGTCTTTCCATTCATCCTTCCCCTTACTCACGACATATCTTCCATTCAATTCACGAACATTGGCATAATGGCCGGTAGCGATAAATTCGCAATCGAGCATGTCGGCTCTTTTCAGCAAAGCATCCCATTTGATGTGTGTATTGCATTTAACACAAGGATTGGGAGTTCGACCTGCCAGGTATTCATCAACAAAGTTATCGATTACATGATTTCCG
Above is a window of Bacteroidota bacterium DNA encoding:
- a CDS encoding diaminopimelate epimerase — encoded protein: MNLVFEKYHGTGNDFILMDDRENKLQLSREQIEFLCHRRFGIGADGLLLLRTNDSYDFEMVYYNSDGLPGSMCGNGGRCIAAYAFKNGIVKSNMRFLAADGPHEAEIISSDPMEVRLQMSDVSFIEKSPDFYFLDTGSPHVVKFLQDIDKLDVVAEGRKVRNNDRFREKGTNVNFLEDKGAEIFVRTYERGVEDETLSCGTGVTASALAAAMKGILKPGSESCNVRTPGGLLRVHFNSTETGFNQVYLQGPAQFVFAGTVKL
- a CDS encoding Do family serine endopeptidase, producing the protein MIRQFKKAISFLLIAGLGGAAGAYIYSSSSSTGFSISQKNNSSNAGVQYVNMPNAVDAALPDFTKAADMTVHAVVHVKTFYANKNMGFSPFGYNPFDFWGRPQQAPQQESSGSGVIITDDGYIVTNNHVVENAEKVEVTMNDNRTFNAKVVGTDPSTDLALLKIDEKGLPYVPYGNSDILKVGEWVMAVGNPFNLTSTVTAGIVSAKARNIGILPDQFKIESFIQTDAAVNPGNSGGALVNTRGELVGINSAIASNTGSYTGYSFAIPVNLVKKVMDDLVEFGNVQRGFIGVSIRDVDSKLADEKGLKETQGIYVAGLSEGGAASEAGLKEGDIITKVGEVSVNSTPQLQEQIGRFRPGDKVNVTVIRDGSEKTFAVVLRNKDGDTKVVKNDQVLNLLGGTFENISKDDQAKLGIQGGVKISKLMPGKLRSAGIREGFIITSIDKKPVRTMEDIDNALKTKQGGVLVEGIYPNGLRAYYGFGI
- a CDS encoding sigma-70 family RNA polymerase sigma factor, which codes for MAKYSNEEIISAIINGQEDVLFYLNRKYFETARRWLRRKGIQDSKTPEIFSAILVRVYREIQQSRISANMPFEPYLFNALKEQLREEKILRKENKLLLNPVYTDNQKEIVSDCVSIMDPDSRRLLAARYAEKLSYEQIAARYEYSNPVIAQFEVNKAMTQLEGIARARLNISSN
- a CDS encoding glyceraldehyde-3-phosphate dehydrogenase, giving the protein MALDSVKDDPKVNHKDKYESELADWIQLEKAAIALIHVAGALWFDKSVELVLFRNQLVDRSASEILNLHQYSKEVVKKPINVLETLTLAKEMNKLELAPSRIDIGRLTAEWLQERKNYKSATEFIGDKLNTFIGKEKRVMIPRDVVLYGFGRIGRLLMRELISQAGKGEQLRLRAVVTRNNSDEDITKRGDLLRNDSVHGSFPGTVIEDYENKALIVNGHTVHMIAANDPATIDYTKYGIHDALIIDNTGVVRDREGLSKHLSSKGVSKVLLTAPGKGDVPNVVYGVNEGNFDHHKETVFSAASCTTNAIVPVLAVIEKTLGIERGHIETIHSYTNDQNLLDNYHAKYRRGRSAALNMVITETGADKAVAKVLPPLAGKLTGNAVRVPTPDVSLAILNLTVRKETSKDGVNEILRDAALSGELVEQIQYSVSNELVSSDLVGNPCASIVDSPATIVSKDNKSMVLYVWYDNEYGYSRQVIRYAKYLADVIRLRYY
- a CDS encoding RNA polymerase sigma factor RpoD/SigA, producing the protein MRQLKITKSITNRESQSLEKYLQEIGREELITAEEEVRLARKIKEGDQNALDRLTKANLRFVVSVAKQYQNQGLSLPDLINEGNLGLIKAAKRFDETRGFKFISYAVWWIRQSILQALAEQSRIVRLPLNQVGSLNKISKAYSKLEQEFEREPSPEELAKILDIPTEKIADTMRVSGKHVSMDAPFVQGEDNSLIDVLENHDSPRADNLLMNESLQKEIERSLSTLTEREREVIKLFFGIGMQHGLTLEEIGAKFDLTRERVRQIKEKAIRRLRHKSRSRLLKAYLG
- the mnmA gene encoding tRNA 2-thiouridine(34) synthase MnmA, which encodes MSKKGRVLMAMSGGIDSSVSAMLLHEQGYEVVGMTMKTWDYNSSGGGKKETGCCSLDSINDARSIAVEKGFPHYIIDIREEFGNHVIDNFVDEYLAGRTPNPCVKCNTHIKWDALLKRADMLDCEFIATGHYANVRELNGRYVVSKGKDEWKDQSYVLWGVSQECLSRTIFPVGNFHKPEIRKMAEEMGFHELAQKPESYEICFIPDNDYRAFLKRRVEGIEEKLANGLFVNTKGEKLGHHRGYPFYTIGQRKGLEIALGDPVYVIDIKPDTNTVVLGSFEDLQTQDMWVKSLNFIKLPALDQPTEALTRIRYKDKGAHSTLVQDGDRVKVTFHAPVSAVTPGQSAVFYDGDDVIGGGFIEKQVPHELN